AAAGCAAGAGCCCTGCGGCTTCGGACAGAAAACGAACGGACGGCGCAAGCAGTATCTGCGCCCAGCCCAGTAGGAAGTAATCCGGAGTTTTATGAACGCAGAACAAAAAATCTTTGTCTTGCTGCATGGAGCGCAGCGGAAGTGCAGCATCCAGCGTCGTTACGCAAGTGAAACGGGCGTTAAGGTTTTAATTTGTTCTTCGTTCGTCGTTCTTAGTTCGTTGTTTGTTTAAGTACAGCTTTAAGCGGTAAGCTGGAAGCATTTAGAACCTTTAACTGCGCACTTAGCACTTAGCTTTTTGCTTGCAGCTTTTAGCTTGTAGCTTTTAGCTATGTTTGTTGTACCCAAAAGCAATTTTGGGGAAATTAAAAACGGCTTGGGAATTTCCAAGCCGTTTTTGTTGCAAATACTGAAATAGAGCCGTACCCATACCGGGCACAGGCTGTATTCTGCGCTAAAGCCTGACGGCTTTCCGCAGAAAGACAAGATTAGATAGAATTGTTTCTTGGGTAATTGGTTTTTTATCGTAATTGTCTCTTTTTGTAATTGTATTTTATCGTAATTGCTTCTCTTTGTAATTGGTTCTTTGGGTAATTGTATTTTATCGTAATTGCTTCTTGGTTTTCCCGCGCCGTTTTGTTTGTAAATACAAAACGAAGCCGCATATTACAGAAAAATACGGCAGCGAAAGAATAAACCGTGTAAATTTATTCCGCATGCGCTATAATTAAACTGCAAAATTTAACATCGCAGGAGATTATCAGCTTCATGCACAATTTCAGGCTCGTTACAACAATCCGCGTGCGCTATGCAGAGACAGACCAGATGGGCGTTGCCAACAACGCAAATTATCTTACCTGGTTTGAGGTATGCCGCACGGAGCTGTGCCGAAACTGCGGAATGCCGCCTGCCGTATGGGAGAAGGAGGGTTTTTTCCTTCCCGTAGCAGAGTGCGGATGCAGATACCGGCACCCTGCGGTGTATGACGATCTTGTACAGCTCTGGTGTATGCCCGAGAAAGTTATGCCGTGCAGCGTAACGTTCCGTTACAGGGCTGTACGCGAAAGCGACGGCTGTCTGCTTGCCGAGGGCTGGACGAAGCACGCCGTTACAGACGCGCAGGGAAAGCTTGTCCGCAAGGACAACGCTTTCTACCGCTGGATGCTTGATGAGGAAAAGAAGTTTCAGTCCGAGGAATAGGGCTTATACTCTGATTGAACTGCTTATTGCCGTTTCCGTTCTGCTTCTGATTGCCTCTTACGCAGTCTGTACGGCGGCGGACAACAGGAATGCGGATTTCATTGTGCGGCGCGAGGCAGAGGAGATGTATTCATGGCTGACGGAGAGAACAGCGTTCGCGGACGCTTCCGTTTCCTCTTTCACTCTTGCATT
This portion of the Candidatus Equadaptatus faecalis genome encodes:
- a CDS encoding acyl-CoA thioesterase, coding for MHNFRLVTTIRVRYAETDQMGVANNANYLTWFEVCRTELCRNCGMPPAVWEKEGFFLPVAECGCRYRHPAVYDDLVQLWCMPEKVMPCSVTFRYRAVRESDGCLLAEGWTKHAVTDAQGKLVRKDNAFYRWMLDEEKKFQSEE